The following DNA comes from Nevskiales bacterium.
AAGCTCATCTTCCCGGCCGATTACCTGAAACTGCCGGTGGTCACGGCGGATGAGGAATTCCGCCGCCAGGCCGAGCAACGCGCTCAGGAACAGCTGCAGAAACTGACCAAGGAACCCGAGCTGGTGCGCCAGATCAAGAGCGTGTTGATCCTGCACATGGCCAGCGGGCGGGTGCACCTGGAGGAAACCGCCCGCAGCCTGCACCTGTCGGCGCGCACCCTGCAGCGCCGGCTGGCGGAGATCGACGCGCACTATCAGCAGATCCTGGACGAAGTGCGCGCCGAAAGCGCGCGCCAGCTTCTGCGCGACCCCAGCATTCCACTCACCCAGATCGCCTTCCTGCTCGGCTACAGCGACCAGAGCACCTTCAACACCGCCTACCGGCGCTGGTTCGGCACCTCGCCGGGCCAGACACGGCGCCAAAGCCACGCCCAAGCGTCCTGAGTCGCGGCCGATACTGCGACTCCATATTCCGCACGCCTCAGGGTGCCTCTGTCCGGGTGGTGAAGTAACCCACCGTCTTGCCGATCTGCAGGCTGGTCTTGCGCAGGGTGTTCGGGCTGCCGGCCGCGCTGTGCCGCACGCAGATCGTGGTTCCGGGGCTGATCGTGCCCTGCGCGGCGGTCCAGTTGTCCTGCGTGCAGCCGAGGCTGTACTCGGTGCCGGTGCCGGCCCTGATTCGCGTCGGTATGGTGTAGCCGAGGGGTTCGATTGCCTGTGACACCGCCCAAGAGCCGGCGGCCACGCCGGTACGCACACCAAAGCTGAAAGGATCGGGATCCGCATCCGGCAGGCGCCGTTCGGCCGGCGCGGCGGAGGCGTCGCCGTCGAACAGGATATCCGCCTGGGACAAGGGCATCGGCAGCTCGGCGCAACCGGCCAGCTCGGTGCGAACCTCCAGCGTGCTGCCGTCCGTCTTGCGCACGCGCAGCGTCTTCTGCGGCAGCCCCAGGCCGTTGTCGCGGTTGACCAGGCAGACGCTGCTCGGCGTCGTACCGGGCACGAGCGCGGTGGCTACCGGCCCGACCAGCAGCGCGCGCGCCAGCGCCGGCTGGTTGGTCTGCACGCCGTCCGCGCCCAGGCTGCGCGCCAGCAGGATCTGCTCGCCCTCGCGCTCGCGCCCTGCATCATAGGAATGCGGCATCACCAGCCCGCAGCCGTCGTGGATCGCGGCAATCTTTTCGCGGCTGAACTTGGCCAGGTCGGAACCGAACACGC
Coding sequences within:
- a CDS encoding glycerophosphodiester phosphodiesterase family protein — its product is MKRFAGFCLLLGLAGLAQAAVPDIPAAESPCVKLPRPDRWLSAGDADTGRAVPLVSSHRGALSLAPENTLWAYRYALAYEVALIEVDVRQTADRRFVAFHDSDLAAKSNGEGRLEDLTYDQARALNVADYPPWKGSVYDPSQMASLEEVLELARATGHGIEFDMKFMLDSQPTADLAGFAAIVNRYPEVLRRSIINLPPPAAQLGKALIPEGRFIYNLLFEEPPALLYGLARQASVFGSDLAKFSREKIAAIHDGCGLVMPHSYDAGREREGEQILLARSLGADGVQTNQPALARALLVGPVATALVPGTTPSSVCLVNRDNGLGLPQKTLRVRKTDGSTLEVRTELAGCAELPMPLSQADILFDGDASAAPAERRLPDADPDPFSFGVRTGVAAGSWAVSQAIEPLGYTIPTRIRAGTGTEYSLGCTQDNWTAAQGTISPGTTICVRHSAAGSPNTLRKTSLQIGKTVGYFTTRTEAP